A region of the Cricetulus griseus strain 17A/GY chromosome 7, alternate assembly CriGri-PICRH-1.0, whole genome shotgun sequence genome:
TcctggtgtgtgtgcacagggaGAGGGGGGGATGACGATTACTTTCTGTGGTTGATGGGATTCAcggtcaccatggaaacaaacttcTGGGCAGGTAGGTGAGGAGTTTCTACATTGGGCTAACCAAGGCAGGAAAACTCTCCCTAATGGAGGTGGCACCGTCCCATGGGTTGGGGTCCCAGACTAAATGAGAAAGCGAGCTGGGCGCTGGTGTCCATCCCCCTGCTTCCTGACGGTGGGTACCATGAGACCAGCCACCTCGCACTCCTGTTGCTATGAGGGACTGCGCCTCACACTGGGAGTTGGGGTTCACCTGCCCGGCCAGGAGCTTTGTTGCAGCATGAGAAACTGACAGTGGACAAAAGCTCAGCCCACAGAGAAGGCCCCACTTACCCTTCTCCACGGTCCCGTCGCCGTCGGAAAGGATCACCCAGGGCACTGCTTTGGTGCCTTCGATCTGGTAGATGATCCCTGTGCGGTCGTCCACGGAGTACAGTTTCCCATTGAAGACGATCAGGTCAGAGAGCTCCATGCCCCGGCCCTTTTCTGCCAAGTGGGTCTCCAGGACTCCATGGTCTTTATCCCACTCCACTGTCACCTTATCCCCACTGTCCGACAGTGTCAGGTATCCTTTCTTAAGATAACTAAACCAAGTGTTTTCCTCCTGGGCCCTGGACTCTGTGTCCAAGTCGGCAATGACTGCGATTCGGTACCGAATCCCACCTGGAGTCCTCTGGGGGGGTGACAGGGGATAGGTGTCATTGTAGTGAGAGACATGCTCCAGGCTGACTCTCCGGCTGTATGCATTGTGGGTAGGGGACCTGGGGGCCTGATGATGGGAGTACAGCAGCCAGAGGAGGGCAGCACCCGCGAAGGATGTCAGGATCACCCTCCAGCGGGGGCGGAAGCGAGGGTCCGTGGCCTTGGTCATGGATGCCAGCACAGGAAGGCCCCCTACACTGATCCGGAGGGAGTGCATAGGCTCATTCCATTCCCGGTGGTCAAAGGGCTGGATGGGCATCAGACTGCACGCTGGGCAGGACCTAAATCGAGGAgaggagagcagccagtgagccCTGGGGGGCATGACCTCTCCAGTCCTGAGTCCAACAGGCTGAAGTCAGCCCCATCCAGCAGAAACAGTGCTTCATGGCAGTAGTGTCCTGGCTGAACCCTGACCCCAGCAGGGAGGCCAGCTGTTCTTTTTAGCAGGATGGTGAGTGTTTCCAAAGCAATAAAGCAGAGGGGAAGTATGTGTGAGCATTAGTGCCTGTGGGCCGGCAGAAGCCTCCTCTCCTGAAGTCGTCTCCAACCACCCCACTCCCAGGCATATCAACACTCACTGCTGCCCAGCCTAGTGCCCCAGCAGTGCGTCCCACCTAGCAGACTGGGGCCCTGAGCCTTTACTTCCTGGGCAGGTTCCATAAAGTTTTTGTGCTGTCTCTTGTCACTTTTCTATTAACACAAGCAGGTACAGGGACTTAGTCTAGCATGCTGCTCACCTGATGACCTAAGGCACAGTTTTGGCCCCAGGCCCAAGCTGGGCTCTATACTATGGCACAGCTACAGGCTCCGAGCATTGGAGGAAGCTGGGAATTCTATCTCTTCGCAACAGCCTGCTGGGACCGCTCCTGGCAGACCACAAGTCCCCAAGCCAGTGCCGGCTGTGGTGGAGAGGTGACTGCCTCCTGCCCAGAAGCTACAGCTGCTGCTGCTCTCAGCTCCTTAGTCCTTGGTCTGATGGTTGTGGGCACCAGTGTACTCCGTCACAAGGTTCTCGTGCCCGGGGACTAGGGAGGTGCTCTCTCTCCATGCTGCAGGCTCATGGGGCACTGGTTCATGGACGAGCTCAGGTTGTGGTACCCAGGGTCAGGCCCAAGGAGAACAGTGGGTGCAGGGCCTGCTGCTCACAGCAAGGGCAGGAAAAGGCTCAGTGCCCTCTGGGGGCTGTTGTGCCACGGCCACCTTGCAAGAGCTATCTTTTAGCAACAGTTAAAGAACTGGTCGCTCCAAAATGTTCCCCACCCCATGCTGGTGGTGCCtccttggaactcactcaggCTCTACCTCACACCATGGCTTCAGAGGCGAGACCCAGGATATCAGAGGTATATCCATATCCCGGACATGGTGCTGAGTTCTGCCAAGTGTCAAATACTGCCACGTTCTAATTCCCATTTGCACCTTAGACACTATTTCAAAATACAAGTCTGAGTTCTATAGCCTCAAGACAATTAACCCAGTCCTCCTCAGGAATGGCTGATGCCAccccaaacaccaccaccaaatcaaaaTTCTCACAGAACCCAAAGAAAAGGTGCAGTTTTGGTGTGAGTGTTATGCTTCAAACTCCTGCAGTGCCAAGAAGTGGCCTCAATGCTTCCTTTGCCTTCCATAACCCTCCCCAGTGGCAGGTGTCTTCCATCCAAAGCCTGTCTGACTCAGGAGACATCGACACAGCTGCCACTCACCCGCCATGCCAACTGGCTCCCCAGTTCCTCTGCAGCCTCTCTTCTCCTGAGAGCCCTTTGCCACCCAGCGGCCAGTGTGACTTGCTACACAATCTTTAATGGCTCCCTGGTCCTCCCTGACCCTCTTGTCCTAACCACTAACCACGAGGGCCCCCATTTCCAGGGCAAACCTCACCATTCCCCTGCCCAGGACACCTGCCCTGCTCTGCATGGCTGCTTCACTCACACCCTCAAGGGTCCTGGGAGACTCCCCACATCTACTCTCCCTCTGTTGGGAACTTTACAGGATCAGGGCTTCCTGCTCCGTCTCTGGCACCCAGCTCAGAGCTAGCAGCCAGGAGAAAATCAGCACAAATCTTCTGAAGGGTGGAAAGAGCAGCACCATGGTGAGCATTCCTTTAGTCATTCTGAAAGTACACAGCTCTAGATCAAGGCCCTGATGAACAAAGCCACTCGGCTGCCAAACATGAGCCGCAGGCCCAGCAGACACAATCGCTATGAGAGTACCACACACTCTGCGACATCATCATCCTTAGTCTCTGGGACCCTCAAACATGTCCCCACTCAACACACTTTGCATTCCTGTGTCACCGCAGCTCCACACCCCCACAGCTCCACAACCCCACAGCTCCACACCCCCACAGCACAGCTCCACACCCCCACAGCTCCACACCCCCACAGCTCCACTGTTCNNNNNNNNNNNNNNNNNNNNNNNNNNNNNNNNNNNNNNNNNNNNNNNNNNNNNNNNNNNNNNNNNNNNNNNNNNNNNNNNNNNNNNNNNNNNNNNNNNNNNNNNNNNNNNNNNNNNNNNNNNNNNNNNNNNNNNNNNNNNNNNNNNNNNNNNNNNNNNNNNNNNNNNNNNNNNNNNNNNNNNNNNNNNNNNNNNNNNNNNNNNNNNNNNNNNNNNNNNNNNNNNNNNNNNNNNNNNNNNNNNNNNNNNNNNNNNNNNNNNNNNNNNNNNNNNNNNNNNNNNNNNNNNNNNNNNNNNNNNNNNNNNNNNNNNNNNNNNNNNNNNNNNNNNNNNNNNNNNNNNNNNNNNNNNNNNNNNNNNNNNNNNNNNNNNNNNNNNNNNNNNNNNNNNNNNNNNNNNNNNNNNNNNNNNNNNNNNNNNNNNNNNNNNNNNNNNNNNNNNNNNNNNNNNNNNNNNNNNNNNNNNNNNNNNNNNNNNNNNNNNNNNNNNNNNNNNNNNTCCACACCCCCACAGCTCCACACCCCCACAGCTCCACACCCCCACAGCTTCACTGTTCTGCCCACATCACCAGCCCACCCGCTCCAAAACGCTCCTGTAGCAGCAGAGATAAGATGCAGCCTGTATGCCCACACCTCTCTTCAGGGAAAGGGACCCTGTGGGCTAGCCCAATGGGCAGACACCCTTGTTTTGCAGACATCCTGTCCACCTGGCTGGTGGACATGTGTGCTCCTGGACTGTCCGCTCAGGGACACAGAGCACTCAGCGTGCTACATGAACAGAGGACCTGCAAGTCCATGTAGAACCAGGCCTCTCCACCCCGTCAGCACCACACAACATGCGCTTTCCTCCAGCTGGCAGCCCTGGGCCCAGGTCCGCATTCCTGAgccacctctgcctctccagaCACTGTCCTCCTAGAGTCAGGGAGACGTCTACGCTGTGTCTCTGCAGTATCAAGCAGGCTTCTTGGCAGAACTCTTATGCTTGCTAAGGGCTGCCCCGCCCCCAGGACCACCCCAAGAGCAGCTGCACTCTTCTCTTCCCCACACACCCAGGCAGGCACCAGTCCGGCTTGTTCCCATCTCCACAGCCTTGGGCCTGGTCCTGTCTCACCCGGACTTCGGACCTAATGCTCCAGACCTTCAAGGTCCAGACACTTCAGACAAGGACTTCCCTTTTGTGGGTCTCAGCATCCTTCCTGGACCTGCTGACAATgaagccagatgcagagggagagaGGCCTGCCTGTTAGCTCTTCTTCTTCACCTGTCACGGCCTGCAGAGAGCCTCCCTCAGCTTTTCAGCCCAGCCTCCCATGAACCCTAGCTTCAGACAAGAGCAGCTCTGCAAATCCAGCATCCATGTGCCCAGACCACGACCATGTGCTCCCTCCATCTGGCATGCTAGTCTCCTCTGACTACACAGGGCCACCTGGAACCACCTGAAAGTGCCGGAGTGGTCATGCTTTCACTGCGCTGCGCTGTGCTCTCTGGCAGGGAGGGATGTGCAGAGAGAAGGCCACGTGACCACAGAGGCCGAGGCTCCGAGTCAGCTGCTTTTTCACTGGTGTCCTTGGACCCTGGTTGCTTAGTGCCTAAGACTGACTTGGGTCTTGTGGCTGTAGATGCtgacaggaccacaagacaggagCCAATGGATGCAAGGGACAAGATGGACAACAGTCCCAGGGAAGGACAGATTTGCTTGCCTCCTCCTGGCCCCCCATAGGAACCCTGAGGTCATTATGGGGTCTGCATGGCTGTGACAAGGAGTTTGTCCCCCTTGCCTGCAACATGACATATTCTGACTTGAGTGCTGTAAAGTTAGATccttccaggccagctaagggcACTGGCCCGTGGCCTGCAGACAGGCCCTCCCCCAGACTCAGAGGCACCCCGCTGCCGCTCTTTGGCTTGAGCCAACCCTTTGCCCACGTAACATGTCTGGAAAGAGACATCAGAATGCCCAGCACCCAGAGgtctcctttcctccccaccctctTATGCAGTGGGCGTTGAAGAGCTAACTACCCTCAGATATAGaacagcaaggccatacctcacTTCCTCATTAGGTACACACACATCTGTCTGTCCACTCCAAAGTACATTTCTAGATGAGTAAGGAATAAGCAACAAGCCACAGAGGGAGTGTTTTTCTCTGTGCACCCAGGAGATGCCAAGGCTGTTGGCCTGTTGGGAAGAGCATGGGCAGAGGGCACCTACCTCCATGGACACCCTTAGGTCTGTACAGCACACTGTGTGCGGAACCTCAGCCAAGGTGGCCTGCCTCCCTCCTGCTTCCTTCACaagtggcctgtgtgtgtgtaacagatgCAGCTCAAACAGGTTTAAGGTGGCTGCCAAGGCTGACTCCTCCCCTCCAGGATCAAGGAAGGGCCGTTCTTAGTGTGACTCTCTTGCCCTTCTCCTCGCTCCTGCAGAAAGGGCTCCCCCACTCCTTCCACAGCAGAGAGGGGACAGGCCTTATTTGTCTATTCAATTTGAAGCTCACTTTCTTACCACATGATACAACACAAAGCCCCTGACCAGCACAAACACCCAGGGCTTCCCGGCAGCTTCGGATGGCAGGACCCTAGGAAACACGCACTGGTGTACAGCCACAGCTTAGACACTGGGCCGTGGAGGCTGGCTCCTTGTTTTGTGTTGTGCCAAGCTCAGCATCGTACCCAAGAGTTCCATTCTCAATTCAGAGCAGGTGAAATGTGTGTTCTAGGACTAAGGAGGCCACTCAGTTCCTTCTCAGAGGCTAAGTGTGCGATCTCTGATATCTGCAGCCCTTCCCCCAGTGTCATGTATACAAAGGCAGTGGTCAGCGCTCTCCTCACTCAACCTCTGTACCTCCGGGCTGGTTTATTTTTCAGCCTGTTTTTAAGTCAACTACTCAGGAggggtgtggtgatatttttttgtttgtgatctaatatATAAAGTTTGCCTGAACATCAGAGTGCTgaactagccactagttagccattgaggccagacagtggtagcacacacctttaatcccagcactcgggagacagagacaggtggatctctgtgagttcaaggccaccctgggctacatgagattgatcaatctaaaagagaaacagagccaggtggtggtggtggctcacacctttaatcccagtacttgggggtcacactcctttaatcccagcaccagggtggtggagacaggagtgatatggctgggcaaaAAGAGGAATATAGGGCAGGAGGAGATAGGAGCTCATGGCCTTCAGTCTGAGATTCATAAAGACAGGTCTgcctctttggtctgaggattcagtagaggtaagagatCTCCCTTGTGCctggctcctttgcttctctgacctttcagcatttaccccaatatctgactccggTTTTTATTCTTAAGACCTAGTAGAACTCGAGCTACAAAGGGGTGTGTTGGTTTTACTGGGGCTGTAACTAAATACTGCACACATGGCGGCTGAGCCATCACACACCATTAATGCCCAGGCCTGCAGAAGTTTGGATTGGCCTCACTGGGCTACACCCAAAGGTCGGTTCCTTTCCCAGACTCTCAAGAAAGATCCACATCCTGGCCTTTGCCAGCACCTGAAGGCTGACCTCACTCCCTGCCTGTGGTCCCTTCCTCCCTGTTTAGAGCCAGCAATACTGACACCACTGGTGGCTTCTTGCAGCCTTTCCCTCTTGCTGTCCTGCCTCCCTCTTATAGTTTTAAGGGTCCTGAGGTCACATTTCCGTTGGAGAAAACAAACCTCCATGGCTGCAGTTGAGGCTTTTAGTCTTAATTCCCTTTCTTATTCAGTGTAGCACATTCACAGGCTGGAGGTGGACACAGAGGGGGAACCACAGGTAGGGTAAACATGGCGGCCTTGAGACTCATCACGGTTTACACGAGGCCTTTCCTGGGGGGGCAGAGAAGTTTCAGAGCCCTCCCTGATTGGCATCCGTGGCATCACAACACCGCAGCGTCTGCTTAATCTGTATCCCCATTGTCCTGGAAGGAATCCTAGCAGACACCCCAAACACTGGATGCCAGGATGCCTGAGACCAGGGGTGACAATCTCAGTCCAGCTCAGACTAGCACCCGACTCCAGGGTGCACAGCTGCACCCTGCTGCACAACCTACATTGTCCCGAGCTTCCCTCAGTGCCAGCTCCTGGGACAGGATCCTAGGGCCATTCCGATGGGTCCCATCTCAGGCTCACCTGTACCTCACTGCTCAGGTGCTCACTCTTAATGAACTGGAGCAGACTTGAGCTTCTAGATTTACTGTGGTCCTGCCCACGCTGGACACAGGTGAAGCACTTAAGGGCTGTACTCACTGAAGAGAAACGAGGATTCAAGAGAAACGTCCACCAATAGGAACCCTAATGCCTCTCCATGCAGACTTATTAATAGTAAGTATCCATGCAcggttattatttttttcctagcCAATCTATcttgataaaaaggaaaaagaaattatttaagcTCAGTATACAGGGTTTTAATTCCTTCAATGCTGGTGTTTTAGACAAGCTTTCCAGGAGTTCTCAACACTCACTGGCTTCCGATAGGTGTCCTCATGCCGCTCTACAGAGTGTGGATGATAGCTCCACTGTCATCCGAGAGCACACGCCACCACACTGGATCACCTACCTGTACTGCCACCCTGAAGACAGCCACACTGCCTCGAAGGACGTTCTGAGATGACCGGGTCACGAGTGTCTGTTGGAGTTTCACGGGCACACATGCCACATTCAGGTGGAGGGGTGAAGATGGGACACCTGCCTCCACCACTCTCCAGACctttcttcctgtcccctctgctCTGCAGGCGCAGTAGATGGAGTCTGCTGTTGGGCAGGTTGGTGAAAATGGTCTCAAGAACCAACAGCTTAAACCAATGCCTCCGTAGAGCTGCTGTAAGCTGTGGAAGCAAAGTCACAACTGTAAAGGGAAGGACACTTAGCTGGCTCTATGTGACACAAATCCCTTGTCTTATTCAGAAAGAACTAGGCTGGATCCTCCAATGTGCCTTCCACAGGCCTCGGGGAAACACAGAAGACGGAGGTCACCAGGGAGGGCCTGCTGGGCTCACAGGTCCTAGCAGGACTGCTACACTCAATTCTGGGGAGCAGCTGAAAGAAGGGCCTGTGGCACAGAGGAAGATGGTCCTCAGTCAAGCTCCACAGAGGGGAAGGGGGAGCTACCAAGGTGGCTCCTGCAGTACCCGGCCGCTCGTTAAGTCTTGGGAGCTTATATACGTTCGGGCCAGCCAGGTCCCACTGACACCATGCAACCGGGTTCCCAGGTCTATGCATCGCAAGTCCACATCCTGAGATGGCAATGGAAACGAGTCTGGTTACTGAGGGGCTCCTGAGTGACGGCAGGAAGGGTGCTGGGGTTCGCTGGAGGTGTGTGAATGTCATGGGTGCTAGGGGAAGGAGGGCTGCTAGGTGAAAGAAGCTAAGCACCAAGGGTGGACCAAGGGTTGCCAGTCTTCGAGGCCAGGAGAAGGCGTCCGAGAACAGGTTTGTACGTGCAGGCGAGGAACAGGGGGTGTGTGCAGAAGGggccgggtgtgtgtgtgtggagagctgAGGAGTGAAAAATGAGACACTGCCGTAGTGCTGCCCGGGGCCGGATCCAATCTTGACTGAAGATGAGAGCCGGGACGGGAGCCAGGGGGTGGGCACTGCCAGGTGGGGCTGGGGCGGGCGGATGGGGTCTGTTAGAGTTGTGATCGAGTGCAGGACTGGAGAGGCCCTGCCCCGGCCAGGCGGGGAGGGAGGGGGCTGTGGCCAGGGGCTCGAAGCACCCGCAGAGGAACAAGTCTCACTCTACTCCTGGGGGTATAGCATTCCACACTCATCCGAGAGGGCAGGGCTCCCGCACTAGCGGGAGggggagtctgtctgtctgtccggcACCAGTCGCAGGCGAGCTGCGGGCCAGGCTGGGCCGGTGCGGGCGGCGACAGGCCCCAGAACTCGGTGAGGGAGAGCACCCGGCCGCAGGCTCGCCGTCACTCACCCACTGAGAGCCTGGCTCCGGAGCCCGCGGGCTGCCGCCTACCTGCGTAGGGCCGGACGGGGCGCGCGGCCACTTCCGCCCGGCCGCGCGCTCCCGGCAGCCTCTGCTCTGCGCCTGCGCCCCACCCTGGCCGCGCGCTCCCGGCAGCCTCTGCTCTGCACCTGCATCTTCCGCCCGGCCTAGAGCCACGTCTTCCGGGCAGCCTTTGCTCTATGCgtcactcccttcctccccacccccgtcTCTGATCTGCGCCTGCGCGCTGGATGCGGGGCTGCTGGGAGTTGTAGTTTTGCGCTTGGGCCCGAAGCTGAAACGGACTTCCACGGCTGGAGTTGGCTGTCATTCCCTAACTGAGGCTCCGGGGTTCTTTGCCTGGTTCTCCCCAGCTTCTTCTCGGGAAGTTCTGAAGTTCGGACCCCGCCCGGCCGCCCTAGTTCTCAGCCCCTCTTCCGAGCTCTTGCAAGCGGGCCTCAGCGCAGTGCCGTCCGGGCTCCACAGCCAGGACCAGAGTCCTGCACGGGATGAGGATGGCTGTGTGTCCGCGTAACCGACTGCAGTCAACAGCCCTGACCAACGGTGGACCCCGATTCCTCTTTTCCCGGTCTCCTGCCTAGCCCTGAGTTCTGTCCCAGACAGTGGTAGCATACAAAGCAGGACTCTCGAGAAAGGCCCTCATCAGCCAGGGAGCCTCAGCCCTGTCTCCTGCACTTCAGCCCCATCTCCGGCGCACAAGTGGACGAATTCAAAAGTACGCAAACGGCACACAGTGAAAAAGCAGCCCTTTCTTCCACCCTTCCTGTTCAGAAGCCACGGTTACTGATAGATTCTTGTGATCCCTCTGAAAGCTGTCCTGTAGGACACACTGACGGCAGAACATACACTAAATTACGTGTAAAAATGGCCATGTGCTGCTGAGTTCCCTCCTCTGTGCTTGGGGTGGGAGACAGACCTTTCTTGAATTCTCTGATGTTCCCTGTCAGACCAAACCGGGTGCCAACCACGCCTCGTTCTTCTTGTATTTCCTTTGTTACCGCTTTGTCCATTTAGGGAATAACAGGTCACTCTCGGTATTTTTAAAGCACTCTGCGTATTCTTTCCCATTCGCTGTTCCCCTCCTTACACACTCAAAGGTAGACATGGGCCAGGAGTTTGTGCTCCTCATTCTCTTGCCTTTCTTTGCAATCTTAGCACTCAGCTGTGTGGCTCTCAACAATACACTGCTTAGTTCTGCCAAGTTTaacttttataaaatgaaataaaactttgaTGTAGATGGATAGCAGTCCCAGTGTTCGGCAGGCAGTTTCATTTTGCCAGTTTGGCGGCACCAAATGTCCTCTCCTTGCCTGATTACAGAGtcgtgtgcacaagtgtgtgtgtgtgtgtgtgtgtgtgtgtgtgtgtgtgtgtgtctgcgcacGTGCGCGCAGGCACACATCATATATAAGCTCATTAATATCTGATttgttttgcttgagacagggtcttattgtcTAGCCTGAGCTGGCTGCAAACCTGCAAtgatccttcttcctcagcctcctgagtaagattacaggtgtgttccaccatgtctggtgctttacacacacacacacacacacacacaccatacacataatcccttagtgtgtctttgtgttcacaggtgcacacatgtgtgcattcccctagaggccagaagacaaccttggctGTTGTTCCTCAGGCGTCATTCCTCTTGTTTCTGGATGACCTATGAACTGGCCATGACCgttagcctggctggccaggagTCCTGTGATTCTGCCTCCCTtgtactgggattgcaagcatgcatCACCAAGCCCATCTTTTTGTAACATGACTTCTGGGGGTTGAATTCTTGTCTCTGTGCTTGCAAGGCTAGCCCATGGCCAACTGATTTATCTGCTCAGCTCTGTCATATCTTTTagaccatgcccagctcttttgGACTACAATAACATCTCTTTAAGAAGGAATCCATCCTTCCCCCATTGCCATTGTGCAATACTAATTTTTATCAGAATGATGTTTCCATAGATGCACAGCTCTGTGGGGGGGGGTAATAGGTTGCTCtggtagactttttttttctttttaacagttCTTTATCATCATCTCTTTGTAAACCTTCACACCCTTTGTAAACCTTTCACTCAACCCTGCAACTGCCCGCCAGCAACCCACCTACAGGGATGTTGCATAGAACTGCTTTGAACATGTAGAATTGGGATTCTATCGAGATTTTTATGATGTATAGTCTTCTACCCAAGACTATAAGGAAGTTATTTTATTACACCCTAAAATATTCTTTTGGTGTTTCTATAATCTCATATTTCAACAATGCTTCAGGGGAAAGCCTGTGTTATTAGAGCACAACTATAAAATCTATCTAGGTTAAATTCCTAGAGGAAAAACTACTGGCCCAAAGGTTGTCTTCATGCAGGAGTGAGCACATATCCCCTGGAGCAGCTGGCCCATGGAATGACCCTCCTCGGGTCAGCAGTGATTCCTCGGTGGAGCACAAACAGGTGTGGCTTGATTTTCGTTCTTCTTTGCCTCGTGGGAGACTTCATCACAGCCTCCAGAGGATCACAAAAGGCAAGCTGACTTTCCTCATCCTGCACAGGGCTAGCCTACACTCCCTAGCAAGATAATAGCACGGCAAATTCACTGAATCTTAATTTAAAACAGGAGAACCTTCAGAGATGAAGAGACTAAAATCCAGGGAACCCAGGAAAGCCTCTGTTTTTTGaaacatgtagcccaggctgtcctgaaactggctccatatctgaggatgaccctgaacttctttctttctttctttctttctttctttctttctttctttctttctttctttcttatttttgttggtttttcgagacagggtttctctgtggctttggaggctgtcctggaactagctctgtagaccaggctggcctcaaactcacagagatcctcctgtgtctgcctccagagtgctgggattaaaggcgtgcgccctgAATTTCTGTtactccagcctctacctcctatgtctctgggattacaggcttgagccaccatacctggtccAAGCGGTGCTGGGCGTGGAGCACAGAGCTCTGGGCGAGCTTAGCAAGccttctaccaactgagctccacCTTCAGCCCGGGACTGTTACTCTAATGCTTGGCCCTGATGAAGAAGAAACTTTGTAAATAAAAGTGGGCAAAGGGGATGTGACCCGACAGGGATAGACTGAGTGGGAGGGCCTGGTGGGAATGTGTGCTCAGTGTCTCCTTGGCCTCTCACTGTAGCAATACTTCTTGTCAGGTGTGAGGCAAGACTCCTGGGATGAATTCATGTGACCTATCACCAAATAagataatgtatgtatgtatatatgtatgtatgtatgcatgtagtcttttaaaaaagatttgatCAGTTTGTTTTGTATATGGCTGTTTTACCTGTACGCATGTGCACCATACGCATGCCTGGTGCTCGTGGGGGCTGGAAGAGGGAGCAGGAGCCcatggaagtggagttacaggtggttgtgagtctccATGAGGTTTCTGGGACTCAAACCAGAGTCTCCTCCAAGattagcaagtgctcttgacccctGAGCTTTAActataagtctttactccatctgttCGAGCCCTGACACCACATGGAGCCcagaataacacagagtcttatattagtttacaatgctgctggccaattgactaggatttcttatacgctagctcagtcttaattatcataaatctatatattttattttataagacttatcaaggacaccttccactggtatcctctttccaggatcacatggcggctcctcagaggagagcaggaggaaaaggaagagaaaaggaaagacttccttcttgcctttgcttatattctgaatctgcttgctatttcacttcctgcctggatctctactacatttcccagaatcctccttgactgctagtcccacctatcttgctttcctattggccaacagtactttatcaaccaataagacaaatatatacacagaaggacctcccccatcatcccaacttttctgtctaaataaaaaagaagggttttcgggctggagaaatggttctgaggttaagagcactgactgctcttccagaggtcctgagttcaattcccagcaaccacgtggtgccTCACAgtcatccgttatgagatctggtgccttcttctggtgtgcagatatacatggaagccaaatgttgtattcataataaataaataaaatcttttttaaaaaaagaagggttttcattaccatttataaccaaccccatttaaatgaaaacaaacatttaaacaatatttgggaatttggacatcgttcattccaaactgcttcctgctggttcaGGGCAATGTCCATAAcatgggaatcatgataaaacagaaatcctggctgtagttgtctatgactgcatcatctcagctgttggGTCCCTGCTTCAGggtgtcttgcttgatcaaaccatattagtctggaaggaatccacagcttttcattttctgtgaaaacacaaggaagaaatcttttcccaagtagcctg
Encoded here:
- the Cant1 gene encoding soluble calcium-activated nucleotidase 1, coding for MPIQPFDHREWNEPMHSLRISVGGLPVLASMTKATDPRFRPRWRVILTSFAGAALLWLLYSHHQAPRSPTHNAYSRRVSLEHVSHYNDTYPLSPPQRTPGGIRYRIAVIADLDTESRAQEENTWFSYLKKGYLTLSDSGDKVTVEWDKDHGVLETHLAEKGRGMELSDLIVFNGKLYSVDDRTGIIYQIEGTKAVPWVILSDGDGTVEKGFKAEWLAVKDEHLYVGGLGKEWTTTTGEVMNENPEWVKVVGHRGNVDHENWVSSYNALRAAAGIHPPGYLIHESACWSDTLQRWFFLPRRASHERYSEKADERKGSNLLLSAAQDFKDISVSRVGTLVPTHGFSSFKFIPNTDDQIIVALKSEEDSGRIATYIMAFTLDGRFLLPETKIGSVKYEGIEFI